One Glycine max cultivar Williams 82 chromosome 8, Glycine_max_v4.0, whole genome shotgun sequence genomic window, TGACATAGATTTGAAAAGTGCAATTGAGTCATTGAAAGCTAAGGTTGAAGAAATTGGAGAAACAGGGGAGTCAAGTGAAGATGCAGATGGATTACAAGATGATGGTGCTGGCAAGGATGAAGATACTGACTCAGGAAACAAAAATTCTATAGTGGAGTCGGATAGTCTACCTGAAGAATCTAATGTTGGTGAACTTAAAGATACCACCAATAAGGGGCCAGATCCAGCTGTGAAGTACAATGGAAAGAGAAAGATAGGTGATTATGGAAATCAATCATCTGAtgataaaatggaa contains:
- the LOC102664187 gene encoding E3 ubiquitin-protein ligase ORTHRUS 2; its protein translation is MLRSKKKVMKCPSCSVDISDYLQNIQVDIDLKSAIESLKAKVEEIGETGESSEDADGLQDDGAGKDEDTDSGNKNSIVESDSLPEESNVGELKDTTNKGPDPAVKYNGKRKIGDYGNQSSDDKMEKRGKYYKTTEEALHEEDDSSSNPLNPQ